One Candidatus Omnitrophota bacterium genomic region harbors:
- a CDS encoding MBL fold metallo-hydrolase has protein sequence MNRKNKDRFFLERFVVGPLGVNAYLLADPVSKDACLIDPGADADRLKDCIKKHGFNLRCIINTHGHGDHIGANASFKVPIYVHEADKDFLADPDKNMSRFFFFNIISPPAERLLKEGDIIEIGSIKLKVIHTPGHTPGSIALATGNVIFTGDTLFKDSVGRTDFDYGSSAALFDSIRKKLLVFSDETVIYPGHGAPSTIGDEKKGNQFLA, from the coding sequence TTGAATCGGAAAAATAAAGACAGATTTTTCCTCGAAAGGTTCGTTGTGGGCCCGTTGGGTGTCAACGCTTACCTGCTGGCAGATCCCGTCTCCAAAGATGCCTGCCTTATAGATCCGGGTGCCGACGCTGACAGGCTAAAAGATTGCATAAAGAAACACGGTTTCAATCTCCGCTGTATAATAAATACCCACGGCCATGGCGATCACATAGGCGCCAACGCAAGTTTTAAAGTCCCTATATACGTGCACGAAGCGGATAAGGATTTTCTCGCCGACCCCGATAAAAACATGTCCCGTTTTTTCTTTTTCAATATCATATCCCCTCCGGCCGAGCGCCTGCTTAAAGAAGGCGATATTATCGAAATCGGTTCCATTAAATTAAAAGTAATACATACGCCTGGACACACGCCCGGCTCGATCGCGCTTGCGACGGGCAATGTGATATTTACCGGCGACACGTTATTCAAAGACAGTGTCGGCCGCACCGATTTCGATTACGGCTCCTCCGCCGCGCTCTTCGATTCGATAAGGAAGAAGCTCCTTGTGTTTTCCGACGAGACGGTTATATATCCCGGTCATGGCGCGCCATCGACGATAGGCGACGAGAAGAAAGGCAATCAGTTCCTCGCATGA
- the nusB gene encoding transcription antitermination factor NusB, translated as MRKRTKAREAALKILYAIDITGDEPKKCIDAFWRDSEEKDTEVKTFANSLVLGVSNKIKDIDKTITECATNWQLKRMAVIDRNILRFAAYELLFADEIPPKVTMNEAIDIAKRYGDNESGKFVNGVLDKINKEFIAKKKEK; from the coding sequence ATGAGGAAGCGGACGAAAGCGCGCGAAGCGGCGCTCAAGATACTTTATGCCATCGACATTACCGGCGACGAGCCGAAGAAATGCATCGATGCGTTCTGGCGCGACAGCGAAGAGAAAGACACCGAGGTCAAGACGTTTGCCAATTCACTTGTCCTTGGCGTTTCGAATAAGATAAAAGATATCGATAAAACCATCACGGAATGCGCTACGAATTGGCAGCTTAAACGCATGGCGGTCATAGACAGGAATATTCTCAGGTTCGCGGCGTATGAACTTTTATTCGCAGACGAGATACCTCCCAAAGTTACTATGAACGAGGCGATAGACATAGCGAAGCGGTACGGTGACAACGAATCCGGTAAATTCGTTAACGGCGTGCTTGATAAGATAAATAAAGAGTTTATCGCGAAGAAGAAAGAGAAATAA
- a CDS encoding metallophosphoesterase family protein, translating into MRYGIISDIHGNLEALSAVLEAMASERIDAYLCIGDIVGYGANPKECVKTVESLRPELLIAGNHEWGVVDFLDIDYFTENAAKAINWTKDILSDDEKEYIRSFKLLGNIGRMVLVHGSLDAPEDFNYIVNSTDAVKTLKLLKQGICFVGHSHYPGIFCLEGDSAVAVEGFKAGIEDGRKYVVNAGSVGQPRDGDPRASFIVYDEDAAFVEIKRVDYNIKEAQRKITTAGLPDEFALRLAEGR; encoded by the coding sequence ATGCGCTACGGTATTATATCCGACATACATGGAAATCTTGAAGCCCTCTCAGCCGTCCTTGAAGCTATGGCGTCGGAGCGGATAGACGCATATCTTTGCATAGGTGACATAGTCGGCTATGGCGCCAATCCGAAAGAATGCGTAAAGACGGTTGAATCGCTCCGGCCGGAACTGCTTATAGCGGGAAACCACGAGTGGGGTGTGGTCGACTTCCTCGATATCGATTATTTCACCGAAAATGCGGCAAAAGCTATTAACTGGACTAAGGATATTTTAAGCGACGATGAGAAAGAGTACATCCGGTCTTTTAAATTACTCGGTAACATTGGGCGCATGGTTCTGGTTCACGGCTCATTAGATGCGCCGGAAGATTTTAATTATATAGTTAACTCGACCGATGCCGTTAAAACACTTAAACTTTTAAAACAAGGGATATGTTTTGTGGGGCATTCCCACTATCCCGGCATATTCTGCCTGGAAGGCGATTCTGCCGTCGCTGTCGAAGGGTTCAAGGCCGGCATCGAAGACGGTAGGAAGTATGTCGTGAATGCCGGTAGCGTCGGACAGCCGCGAGACGGAGACCCGAGAGCGTCTTTTATCGTTTATGATGAAGATGCGGCTTTCGTGGAGATAAAAAGAGTAGATTATAACATCAAGGAAGCCCAGCGAAAAATAACTACCGCAGGACTCCCGGATGAGTTTGCGTTACGATTGGCGGAAGGGCGATAA
- a CDS encoding acylphosphatase: protein MKTASKKITANKRAHLYYSGAVQGVGFRYTAERLSNSFKVSGWAKNLSDGRVEMVCEGAEPDVRAFLEKIADVFMEYIRGIDADWSEATGEFTGFDIRF, encoded by the coding sequence ATGAAAACCGCTTCAAAAAAAATAACCGCGAATAAACGCGCACACCTCTACTATTCCGGAGCGGTCCAGGGAGTAGGTTTCCGGTATACGGCCGAGAGGCTGTCGAATTCTTTCAAAGTGTCCGGATGGGCTAAAAATCTGTCTGATGGCAGGGTGGAAATGGTCTGTGAAGGCGCCGAACCGGACGTCAGGGCCTTCCTCGAGAAGATCGCTGATGTGTTCATGGAGTATATTAGGGGCATTGACGCCGATTGGAGCGAGGCGACCGGTGAGTTTACCGGATTCGACATACGGTTCTAA
- the ribE gene encoding 6,7-dimethyl-8-ribityllumazine synthase has product MANVIKADLTAKGKKFAIVISRFNEFISTKLLEGCLDTLSRHGAQDSAQDVVWVPGAFEIPVVALKMAKSKKYDGVICLGTVIRGATPHFEFVASEAAKGVAQVSMNTGVPCIFGVITADSIEQAIERAGTKDGNKGRDAAVSAIEMANLNDKI; this is encoded by the coding sequence ATGGCAAATGTAATAAAAGCGGATCTGACGGCTAAGGGAAAGAAGTTCGCGATAGTGATATCACGGTTCAACGAGTTCATTTCGACGAAACTTTTAGAGGGATGCTTAGATACTCTGTCACGGCACGGGGCGCAGGACAGCGCGCAGGACGTCGTGTGGGTACCGGGCGCTTTTGAGATACCGGTGGTGGCTCTGAAGATGGCGAAGTCGAAGAAGTACGACGGTGTGATATGCCTCGGGACGGTGATAAGGGGGGCGACGCCGCATTTCGAGTTCGTGGCCAGTGAGGCGGCAAAGGGCGTGGCGCAGGTTTCGATGAATACGGGTGTGCCGTGCATATTCGGTGTGATTACCGCCGATAGTATTGAGCAGGCCATAGAGCGCGCAGGCACTAAAGACGGCAACAAAGGCCGCGATGCCGCGGTATCCGCGATCGAGATGGCGAATCTGAACGATAAGATATAG
- a CDS encoding riboflavin synthase, whose product MFTGLIRELGVVRNFNRSGNVYRLEASSDIIAKTAQIGDSVSINGACLTLVNKKSGVLEFDVMEETVRRTALSSVKSGDKVNMEDALRAGGPLGGHFVLGHVDCVGTIKHIESSGQEYIIEIEFPAEFSHLIVEKGSVTLDGISLTIGETARGGFKVYIIPHTMKMTNLSGKRARDKINIEFDIIGKYLARFRQLDKGGGVTEKFLKEMGF is encoded by the coding sequence ATGTTTACTGGATTGATACGAGAGCTCGGGGTTGTGCGCAATTTTAATCGCTCCGGTAACGTCTACCGCCTGGAAGCCTCTTCGGATATAATCGCAAAGACGGCCCAGATAGGCGACAGCGTATCTATTAACGGCGCTTGTCTGACGCTTGTAAATAAGAAGTCGGGCGTCTTGGAGTTCGATGTCATGGAAGAGACTGTCCGCAGGACGGCTCTTTCGTCTGTAAAGAGCGGGGATAAGGTGAACATGGAGGACGCTTTGCGCGCCGGCGGGCCGCTTGGCGGACATTTTGTACTGGGCCACGTCGATTGCGTGGGTACGATAAAACACATTGAGAGTTCAGGGCAGGAATATATTATTGAAATTGAATTTCCGGCGGAATTCAGCCATCTCATCGTTGAAAAGGGATCGGTTACGCTGGATGGTATAAGCCTGACGATCGGCGAAACGGCTCGCGGCGGATTTAAAGTTTACATAATACCGCATACCATGAAGATGACCAATCTATCCGGTAAGCGCGCACGGGATAAGATCAATATAGAATTCGATATTATCGGGAAATATCTCGCGCGTTTCCGTCAACTCGATAAAGGCGGCGGGGTTACCGAAAAATTCCTGAAAGAGATGGGATTTTAA
- a CDS encoding exosortase system-associated protein, TIGR04073 family → MARRVISIALVVFLFAFAFVPSGYCDDPVKKLGRGLCNIGTFPFELCLQTSRVNDTDGPMAACTWGILKGLGMSGIRLLVGVYETVTFPIPQPKNYAPILTDPEFMFQDQNW, encoded by the coding sequence ATGGCCAGACGTGTGATATCGATAGCGTTGGTAGTGTTTTTGTTCGCTTTTGCGTTTGTTCCGTCGGGATACTGCGATGATCCGGTGAAAAAATTGGGTAGAGGATTATGTAATATCGGGACGTTTCCTTTTGAATTATGCCTGCAGACATCCAGGGTTAATGATACAGATGGCCCAATGGCGGCCTGTACCTGGGGGATTTTAAAAGGCCTGGGTATGAGCGGGATAAGACTTCTGGTGGGTGTGTATGAAACGGTGACATTCCCTATACCTCAACCGAAAAATTACGCGCCTATACTCACCGATCCGGAATTTATGTTTCAGGACCAGAACTGGTAA
- the ribD gene encoding bifunctional diaminohydroxyphosphoribosylaminopyrimidine deaminase/5-amino-6-(5-phosphoribosylamino)uracil reductase RibD has translation MHTDEKYMRMALDLARKGLALTSPNPAVGAVVVKGGRVVGRGYHKKCGAAHAEVNALNDAGGKAKGATLYVTLEPCNHFGRTPPCTDAIIAAKIVRVVAAMKDPNPLNDGGGLRKLKKRGVKVSVGVLEEEAQGLNKPFAKFITTGMPYVTVKLAESIDGKIATRAGDSKWITGPASRRYVHDLRSRVDAVMVGVNTVIKDDPRLTCRIPGRRDPARVIVDSALKTPPGARIFSGSSAAPVYMATLRRAGTVAKDARLIRTRSDHGRVDLKELLKKLARLGMTHILVEGGGELVAGLIEKKLVDEFMFFIAPMIIGGRDAVSSVGGVGARRMGQALALGEMKVRRFGKDILIEAEVK, from the coding sequence ATGCATACAGATGAGAAATACATGCGCATGGCGCTTGATCTCGCGCGCAAAGGTTTGGCTCTGACGAGTCCGAACCCGGCCGTGGGCGCTGTCGTCGTCAAGGGCGGCAGAGTCGTCGGGCGCGGCTACCATAAGAAGTGCGGGGCGGCACACGCCGAAGTAAACGCGCTTAATGATGCCGGGGGTAAGGCTAAAGGCGCCACGCTTTACGTTACGCTCGAACCGTGCAATCATTTCGGCAGGACGCCTCCATGCACCGACGCTATAATCGCCGCTAAGATTGTAAGAGTAGTAGCCGCTATGAAAGACCCAAACCCGCTAAATGATGGCGGCGGACTGAGAAAGCTGAAAAAGCGCGGGGTAAAAGTTTCGGTTGGCGTGCTGGAAGAAGAGGCTCAGGGTTTGAATAAGCCTTTTGCAAAGTTTATTACCACGGGGATGCCGTACGTTACCGTGAAACTGGCAGAGTCGATAGACGGCAAAATAGCTACCAGGGCGGGTGATTCGAAATGGATAACCGGCCCTGCTTCGCGACGGTATGTCCATGATTTAAGATCGAGAGTTGATGCCGTCATGGTCGGTGTAAATACTGTTATAAAAGATGACCCCAGATTGACCTGCAGGATACCCGGCAGGCGGGATCCTGCCAGGGTCATAGTGGATAGCGCTTTAAAGACGCCGCCCGGCGCCAGAATATTTTCCGGAAGTTCCGCCGCGCCGGTCTACATGGCTACACTCCGCCGCGCCGGGACGGTGGCGAAGGACGCACGCCTTATAAGGACGCGTTCCGATCACGGGAGGGTGGATCTAAAAGAACTTTTAAAGAAACTCGCTCGGCTTGGCATGACGCATATATTAGTCGAAGGCGGTGGAGAGCTGGTAGCGGGCTTAATCGAGAAGAAGCTGGTCGACGAATTCATGTTTTTCATAGCGCCGATGATAATAGGCGGCAGAGACGCTGTGTCTTCGGTGGGAGGTGTTGGAGCGCGCAGGATGGGCCAGGCACTTGCGCTTGGCGAGATGAAGGTACGAAGATTTGGGAAAGATATTCTAATAGAAGCCGAGGTGAAATAA
- a CDS encoding bifunctional 3,4-dihydroxy-2-butanone-4-phosphate synthase/GTP cyclohydrolase II, whose amino-acid sequence MKLNTIPEILDDIKRGRMIIVMDDEGRENEGDLVMSGAFAKPSDINFMATYGRGLICVPMESARLDDLDLHPMSSVRHDAYRTGWAISCDAGQGITTGISAHDRAKTINILANPKSKASDLVRPGHMFPLRANEGGVLVRAGHTEACVDLLKMASQRPVGVICEIMRDDGSMARLPDLKEFSRKHHLKICTIAGLIEYRRRSEKLVKVVARTNIPTPFGDFKAFIYESVVDKYHHVALVKGRLNKKDSLVRVHSECLTGDVFGSKRCDCGEQLHAAMKLIGKSPCGVVLYMRQEGRGIGLANKLKAYELQDKGMDTVEANVALGFEPDLRDYGIGAQILADLGLKKIRLLTNNPKKIVGLEGYGLEVTERVPLVIRPNKSNRKYLRTKKYKLGHIIK is encoded by the coding sequence ATGAAACTAAACACTATACCTGAAATCTTAGACGACATAAAACGCGGCCGGATGATCATAGTAATGGATGACGAGGGCCGTGAAAACGAGGGTGACCTTGTAATGTCCGGCGCGTTTGCCAAACCGTCCGATATTAATTTCATGGCGACTTACGGCCGCGGGCTCATCTGTGTTCCCATGGAAAGCGCAAGGCTGGACGATCTGGATCTGCACCCGATGTCTTCCGTCCGGCACGACGCTTACAGGACGGGGTGGGCGATATCGTGCGACGCGGGACAGGGTATAACTACCGGCATTTCCGCCCATGACAGGGCAAAGACCATCAATATACTGGCGAATCCTAAGAGTAAAGCCTCCGATCTTGTTCGTCCGGGCCACATGTTCCCGCTGAGGGCAAATGAGGGTGGCGTACTCGTCAGGGCCGGCCATACCGAAGCGTGTGTCGATCTTTTAAAGATGGCATCACAGCGGCCGGTAGGGGTTATCTGCGAGATAATGAGAGACGACGGCTCCATGGCAAGATTGCCGGATCTAAAGGAGTTCTCCCGAAAGCATCATCTTAAGATATGCACCATAGCAGGCCTTATAGAATATAGAAGAAGGTCGGAAAAGCTTGTGAAGGTTGTCGCCAGGACAAATATTCCGACGCCTTTCGGTGATTTTAAAGCGTTCATTTATGAATCGGTTGTAGATAAATACCATCATGTCGCGCTTGTAAAAGGCAGGCTCAATAAAAAAGATTCTCTTGTCAGGGTCCATTCGGAATGCCTTACCGGCGACGTATTTGGTTCCAAGAGATGCGACTGTGGAGAGCAATTGCACGCCGCCATGAAGCTTATAGGGAAAAGCCCGTGCGGTGTCGTCCTGTATATGAGGCAGGAGGGCAGGGGTATAGGATTGGCGAACAAGCTGAAGGCTTATGAGCTTCAGGATAAAGGGATGGATACCGTCGAGGCGAACGTGGCGCTGGGGTTTGAGCCCGACCTGAGGGATTACGGTATAGGCGCGCAGATCCTCGCGGATCTCGGCCTGAAGAAGATACGACTGCTTACGAATAATCCGAAGAAGATTGTGGGGCTCGAAGGGTACGGCCTCGAAGTGACCGAGCGTGTGCCGCTCGTGATACGTCCGAATAAATCAAACAGGAAGTATCTGCGGACGAAGAAGTATAAACTGGGGCATATAATAAAGTAG
- a CDS encoding PHP domain-containing protein, translating into MKYADLHIHTDFSDSTFTPEEVAACANERGLSAIAICDHDSVDGIAPCDRAAKPLGIEVVPGIELTVEKEDAEIHILGYFIRPETVWFCERLAEIRRSRVERTRKMIGKLNELGIDVKAEDVFALAGRGTVGRLHLARAMLNTGKVNGFREAFNKYIGFAKPCYVPNEHFSPREAIEAISKAGGVPVLAHPGIMDKDGYIPELIGYGLKGIEVYHTDHKGATVRHYEEVAEEYGLLLTGGSDCHGMGKGRVLLGTVRVPYELVEKLKAEAEKIRDAYR; encoded by the coding sequence ATGAAATACGCGGATCTTCACATACATACCGATTTTTCAGATTCCACATTCACTCCCGAAGAAGTCGCGGCCTGCGCGAACGAAAGAGGTTTAAGCGCGATAGCCATCTGCGATCACGATTCCGTAGATGGTATAGCCCCTTGTGACCGGGCGGCAAAGCCTTTGGGTATCGAGGTGGTTCCCGGGATCGAGCTTACCGTCGAGAAAGAGGACGCAGAGATACACATCCTCGGCTATTTCATCCGGCCTGAAACCGTGTGGTTCTGTGAACGGCTTGCCGAAATCCGCCGCTCCCGCGTCGAGCGAACGCGTAAGATGATAGGGAAGCTTAACGAGCTGGGGATCGACGTGAAAGCCGAAGACGTATTCGCGCTTGCCGGTAGAGGCACGGTAGGCCGCCTGCATCTAGCCAGGGCGATGCTCAATACGGGCAAAGTCAACGGATTCCGCGAGGCGTTCAATAAGTATATAGGTTTTGCGAAACCATGTTATGTGCCGAATGAGCATTTCTCGCCCAGAGAAGCGATAGAAGCCATATCGAAAGCCGGAGGGGTTCCCGTTCTGGCGCATCCGGGTATCATGGATAAGGACGGGTATATCCCGGAACTGATCGGATACGGCCTTAAAGGCATAGAGGTTTATCATACAGACCATAAAGGCGCTACCGTGCGGCATTATGAAGAAGTGGCGGAAGAATACGGTTTATTGCTTACGGGTGGGTCGGATTGTCATGGGATGGGCAAAGGCAGAGTCCTTTTGGGCACGGTGAGAGTTCCGTATGAGCTCGTAGAGAAACTTAAAGCAGAAGCCGAAAAGATACGCGATGCATACAGATGA
- the xerD gene encoding site-specific tyrosine recombinase XerD has product MKHLIEEFLNYLTVERGLSKNTTAAYGTDLKHFTERMEAIGITDPAKIKRQDIMAYMLYLKDNGIGSNSISRSLVAIKMFYRFLVQERLAKEDVSGLVESPKLIRALPDVLNLDEIEKLLAGPDLRDGVGIRDRAALELMYATGMRVSEVVELTKEGLNLDVGFVKCKGKGDKERIVPLGKKAKEALARYIEKVRPGLVRDKDVPQLFISRLGKKVSRQTFWKMIKRYAKLARIKKEVTPHTLRHSFATHLLEHGADLRVVQEMLGHADIATTQFYTHIDRTRLKSVHKQFHPRA; this is encoded by the coding sequence ATGAAACATCTGATAGAAGAATTTCTTAATTATCTTACCGTTGAAAGAGGCTTGAGCAAAAATACGACAGCCGCGTATGGTACGGACCTCAAACATTTCACCGAACGCATGGAGGCTATAGGCATAACCGACCCCGCGAAAATAAAACGGCAGGACATAATGGCCTATATGCTATACCTCAAAGATAACGGCATAGGGAGTAATTCTATATCGCGTTCGCTCGTGGCTATAAAGATGTTCTATCGATTTTTGGTTCAGGAGCGGCTCGCCAAAGAAGACGTCTCCGGACTGGTAGAGTCGCCTAAGCTTATACGCGCCCTGCCGGATGTGCTTAATCTCGATGAGATCGAAAAACTCCTGGCCGGCCCCGACCTGCGCGACGGTGTCGGCATACGGGACAGGGCGGCGCTGGAACTGATGTATGCTACGGGGATGCGGGTTTCGGAAGTCGTGGAGCTTACGAAAGAGGGTTTGAATCTCGATGTCGGGTTCGTGAAGTGCAAAGGCAAGGGGGATAAAGAGCGGATCGTGCCGCTGGGTAAGAAAGCCAAAGAGGCGCTCGCGCGATACATCGAAAAGGTGCGCCCCGGGCTCGTCAGAGACAAGGACGTTCCGCAACTTTTTATTTCGCGGCTTGGGAAGAAGGTATCGCGGCAGACATTCTGGAAGATGATAAAGCGCTACGCAAAACTTGCGCGCATAAAAAAGGAAGTAACTCCGCATACGCTTCGTCACAGTTTCGCGACGCACCTATTGGAACATGGAGCGGATCTTCGGGTCGTACAGGAGATGTTAGGGCACGCGGATATCGCGACGACTCAGTTTTATACGCACATCGATCGCACGCGGCTGAAGTCGGTCCACAAACAGTTCCATCCGCGCGCTTAA
- the ligA gene encoding NAD-dependent DNA ligase LigA, with the protein MRDISAKKEIEKLREEIRRADRLYYVENSPEIADQEYDRLYRRLKDLESANPELITPDSPTRRVGGEPVKGFSTVKHLTPMMSLDNTYSPDEIRAFDARVRKNLKGEALEYVAELKFDGVSISLLYEDGRWVRGATRGNGVEGDDVSNNLRTISSIPLTLSKEAGKPPKVIEVRGEVYITKLSLEKLNKEKERAGEELFANPRNATAGSLKLLDPKMVAGRSLEIYVWGIGHCEGVEFKTHSEVLQYLQAVGFRVNPHRKVCETIEDAISYCDSFEDKRYKLEFEIDGMVLKVNSLAQQKRLGATSKSPRWSIAYKFPAERALTEIEDIVVGVGRTGVITPVAVLRPVHLSGTTVSRASLHNFDEIERLGVRIGDHVYVEKSGEIIPKVISVAKERRTGKEKRFAIPSECPACGAKLVRPNEEVAVRCDNAGCPAQIKESVLHFAARDAMDIEEMGEAIVGQLVEKGFIRDYGDIYRLKFDDLKGLERMADKSAANLIAAIDRSRSRDLNKLIYGLGIRHIGEHAAWVLTGHFGSIERIERASLEELSGVPEMGPVMAESVYNFFRNKENNAIVKKLKDAGLKMSAPVKAVSAGPFAGKSVVITGTLKGFSRSEAEDAVRHSGGSPSSSVGKNTAFLVAGDEPGSKLDRAKALGVKVINEEEFKALIRK; encoded by the coding sequence ATGCGCGATATATCTGCGAAAAAAGAGATAGAAAAATTACGGGAAGAGATACGACGGGCCGACCGGCTTTATTACGTCGAGAACTCCCCCGAGATCGCGGATCAGGAATATGACCGCCTGTACCGGCGCCTTAAGGATCTCGAAAGCGCGAACCCGGAACTCATAACGCCGGATTCGCCTACCCGCCGGGTGGGTGGAGAGCCTGTGAAGGGCTTTAGCACGGTTAAGCACCTGACGCCTATGATGAGCCTCGACAATACCTATTCGCCGGACGAAATCCGCGCTTTCGACGCGAGGGTCAGGAAGAACCTGAAAGGCGAGGCGCTCGAATATGTGGCCGAACTGAAGTTCGACGGCGTATCGATATCGCTTCTTTATGAAGACGGCAGATGGGTTCGCGGCGCTACCAGGGGAAATGGTGTCGAAGGCGATGATGTTTCCAATAATTTAAGAACGATAAGCTCCATACCGTTAACGCTTTCAAAAGAAGCCGGGAAGCCGCCTAAAGTTATCGAGGTTCGAGGCGAAGTTTACATTACGAAGCTGTCGCTCGAGAAACTGAATAAAGAGAAAGAACGCGCCGGCGAAGAGCTCTTTGCGAACCCCCGTAACGCGACAGCCGGATCCTTAAAACTACTCGATCCGAAGATGGTCGCCGGGCGTTCGCTTGAAATATACGTCTGGGGCATCGGCCATTGCGAAGGAGTGGAGTTTAAGACGCATTCCGAGGTCTTGCAATATCTTCAGGCAGTAGGCTTCCGGGTCAACCCGCACCGCAAGGTTTGTGAAACAATCGAGGACGCGATAAGCTACTGCGATTCGTTCGAGGACAAAAGATATAAATTGGAATTTGAGATAGACGGAATGGTGCTGAAGGTCAACTCGCTTGCCCAGCAGAAACGCCTGGGCGCTACCTCGAAAAGCCCTCGCTGGTCGATCGCGTACAAGTTTCCGGCCGAGAGGGCGCTGACGGAGATAGAAGATATAGTGGTTGGCGTGGGAAGGACGGGAGTAATAACTCCGGTGGCAGTGCTCCGGCCGGTGCACCTTTCCGGTACGACAGTGTCGCGAGCAAGCCTGCACAATTTCGACGAGATAGAACGGCTCGGCGTCAGGATAGGCGATCACGTATACGTCGAGAAGTCGGGCGAGATAATCCCTAAAGTGATAAGTGTCGCCAAGGAGCGGCGGACGGGCAAGGAGAAGCGGTTTGCCATACCGTCGGAATGTCCGGCCTGCGGCGCGAAACTCGTCCGGCCGAACGAAGAGGTGGCCGTGCGATGCGATAACGCCGGATGCCCCGCGCAGATAAAAGAGTCGGTACTGCATTTCGCCGCGCGCGACGCGATGGACATAGAGGAGATGGGCGAGGCGATAGTCGGACAACTCGTCGAAAAGGGGTTTATCAGGGATTACGGCGACATATATCGTTTAAAATTCGATGACCTAAAAGGCCTCGAGCGCATGGCCGACAAGAGCGCCGCGAACCTTATCGCGGCGATCGACAGGAGCCGCTCGCGCGACCTGAATAAACTTATCTACGGCCTTGGTATACGCCATATAGGTGAGCATGCCGCCTGGGTGCTTACCGGGCATTTCGGTTCTATCGAACGGATCGAGCGCGCATCGCTGGAGGAGTTGTCCGGAGTCCCGGAGATGGGGCCGGTCATGGCCGAGTCGGTGTATAATTTTTTCCGTAACAAAGAAAATAACGCGATCGTAAAGAAACTGAAAGACGCAGGCCTTAAAATGTCCGCGCCCGTCAAGGCCGTCTCTGCAGGGCCATTCGCCGGAAAATCCGTCGTCATAACCGGTACTCTGAAAGGATTCTCACGATCCGAGGCGGAAGACGCGGTTCGTCATTCCGGCGGCTCTCCCTCGTCGAGTGTCGGTAAAAATACGGCATTCCTTGTGGCTGGCGATGAACCGGGGTCGAAATTGGACAGAGCGAAGGCCCTCGGAGTAAAAGTTATAAACGAAGAAGAATTTAAGGCTTTGATCCGGAAATGA